In Vicia villosa cultivar HV-30 ecotype Madison, WI unplaced genomic scaffold, Vvil1.0 ctg.001216F_1_1, whole genome shotgun sequence, the following proteins share a genomic window:
- the LOC131634047 gene encoding uncharacterized protein LOC131634047, producing MNDKKGKGKFHGKPYDDKKKQSGYGKKPSGGGSSASMKCFKCGVEGHRAVDCTKVEVTCFKCGKASHKENKCGNGSSVTCYNYGEQGQVSTQCDKPKKEQVKGNVFALSGAEATTDDRLIQEQLDVILGMNWLEFNRVYINYFDKTIIFPEIGVKEDLFLSAKQVNESMQDGAKLFMLLATLDVHEKRTVEELSIVCDFVEVFPKDVSNLPPEHEVEFSIDLVHGTSPISMAPYRMCLQGIRIPKGYSSNIKKLVSMKDIKLIGLKSHDSHVLMQQLLPVAIRGILPKNVRVTITRLYLFFNSICNKVLDFKKLDELEDEAAIISC from the exons ATGAATGATAAGAAGGGTAAGGGGAAATTCCATGGAAAGCCATATGATGACAAGAAGAAACAATCTGGTTatggcaagaagccaagtggcGGAGGATCTAGTGCTTCGATGAAGTGTTTTAAATGTGGTGTTGAGGGACATCGTGCTGTTGATTGTACCAAGGTTGAGGtaacatgtttcaagtgtggcaaggctAGTCATAAGGAAAATAAATGTGGAAATGGTTcgagtgtgacttgttacaattatgGTGAGCAAGGGCAAGTTAGTACCCAGTGTGACAAACCGAAGAAGGAGCAAGTGAAGGGAAacgtgtttgcattgtctggtgctGAGGCTACTActgatgataggctaatccaag AACAACtggatgtgattttgggtatgaattggttggagTTTAATCGCgtgtatataaattattttgataagACGATTATTTTTCCTGAGATtggtgttaaggaagatttgtttttATCTGCTAAGCAAGTTAATGAATCTATGCAAGATGGTGCgaagttgtttatgttgttggcaaccttagatgtgcatgaAAAGAGAACAGTTGAGGAATTGtcaatagtttgtgattttgtaGAGGTATTTCCTAAAGATGTGAGTAATTTACCGCCGGAGcatgaagttgagttttcgattgatttagttcatGGAACTAGTCCtatatcgatggctccatataggat GTGTTTACAAGGTATTAGAATTCCGAAAGGTTACTCATCAAACATCAAGAAACTTGTATCAATGAAAGATATCAAGTTAATTGGTTTAAAATCTCATGATAGTCATGTAttgatgcaacaacttctacCAGTGGCTATCCGTGGAATCCTACCAAAGAATGTGAGAGTAACTATAACGAGATTGTACTTATTCTTCAATTCCATATGCAATAAAGTTCTTGATTTCAAAAAGTTAGATGAATTAGAAGATGAGGCTGCCATAATCTCGTGTTAA